One genomic segment of Hymenobacter psoromatis includes these proteins:
- the lnt gene encoding apolipoprotein N-acyltransferase, with amino-acid sequence MTPPPSFWQRPLVLGSLSALLLCGGWPPYPSAAPALLLFIGWVPYLLMERQLTLTEARKGRVFACTYWLLLVWNALTTWWVSFSTLGGGIAAVVLNALLMCLPLMAFRQTKKRFGNRLGYLSLPIYWIAFEQLHLHWDLTWPWLTLGNGFAAAPQWVQWYEYTGFLGGSVWVWVVNLLVFWAGWGPQGVPFWALNGPRRWRWGVPMAAIWLPIIVSTTIGRNYQEKGSTAEVVVVQPNFDPYVEKFEGGTKFISPNEQLTRFLQLSEQHLTPATRLIIWPETALEEAIWENTVERDPKIQRIRVWLGQHPGVALLTGITTVGSYPNKEAASATARYRDDLGYYDTFNAGAYFASATAPIAFYHKSRLVPGVENVPPVLTALVSHIDLGGYVGSYGSQTERTVFAAPANAPALRIAPIICYESIYGDFVSEYIPNGATLLALFTNDAWWHDSPGYRQLLRYGSLRCIETRRDLARAANTGFTGFINQKGEIYQQVPAWIATASRGTVHLNNEVTFYARFGELIGRAAQLLAVLGIVAVVGWMLRARVLNH; translated from the coding sequence ATGACCCCACCGCCTAGCTTCTGGCAGCGCCCGCTGGTACTGGGTAGCCTCAGCGCCCTGCTGCTGTGCGGTGGCTGGCCGCCCTACCCGTCGGCCGCGCCGGCGCTGCTGCTCTTCATTGGCTGGGTGCCCTACCTGCTGATGGAGCGGCAGCTCACGCTGACCGAGGCGCGCAAGGGCCGCGTATTTGCCTGCACCTACTGGCTGCTGCTGGTCTGGAACGCGCTCACTACTTGGTGGGTAAGCTTCAGTACGCTGGGCGGCGGCATCGCGGCCGTGGTGCTCAATGCCCTACTCATGTGCCTGCCGCTCATGGCCTTCCGGCAGACCAAGAAGCGGTTTGGCAATCGCCTGGGCTACCTCTCGCTGCCCATCTACTGGATTGCCTTCGAGCAGCTGCACCTGCACTGGGACCTCACCTGGCCCTGGCTCACGCTGGGCAACGGCTTTGCGGCCGCCCCGCAGTGGGTGCAGTGGTACGAATACACCGGCTTTTTGGGCGGCTCGGTGTGGGTGTGGGTAGTGAATTTACTCGTATTCTGGGCTGGGTGGGGGCCGCAGGGCGTGCCTTTTTGGGCGCTAAATGGTCCCCGCCGCTGGCGCTGGGGCGTACCGATGGCGGCTATTTGGCTGCCTATTATCGTTTCCACTACTATTGGGCGCAACTACCAGGAAAAAGGCTCTACCGCCGAGGTAGTGGTAGTGCAGCCTAACTTCGACCCCTACGTGGAGAAGTTTGAGGGCGGCACTAAGTTCATCTCCCCTAACGAGCAGCTCACCCGTTTTCTGCAATTGTCGGAGCAACACCTGACGCCCGCCACCCGGCTGATAATCTGGCCCGAAACCGCCCTAGAAGAGGCCATCTGGGAAAACACGGTGGAACGGGACCCCAAAATCCAGCGTATCCGCGTGTGGCTGGGGCAGCACCCCGGCGTGGCGCTGCTCACGGGCATCACAACCGTCGGCTCATACCCGAATAAAGAGGCGGCCAGCGCTACGGCCCGCTACCGCGACGACCTGGGCTACTACGACACCTTCAACGCGGGTGCCTACTTCGCCTCCGCCACGGCCCCCATTGCCTTCTACCACAAGTCGCGGCTGGTGCCGGGGGTCGAGAATGTGCCCCCCGTACTCACCGCCCTCGTTTCGCACATCGACTTGGGCGGCTACGTAGGTTCCTATGGTAGTCAGACCGAGCGCACCGTATTTGCCGCGCCGGCCAACGCGCCGGCCCTGCGCATCGCCCCCATCATTTGCTACGAGTCTATTTACGGGGATTTTGTGAGCGAATACATCCCCAACGGGGCCACGCTGCTGGCTCTCTTTACCAACGATGCCTGGTGGCACGACTCGCCGGGCTACCGGCAGCTGTTGCGCTACGGCAGCCTGCGCTGCATCGAAACCCGCCGCGACTTGGCCCGCGCGGCCAATACCGGCTTCACCGGCTTCATCAACCAGAAGGGTGAAATCTATCAGCAGGTGCCCGCCTGGATTGCCACCGCCAGCCGCGGCACCGTGCACCTGAACAACGAGGTGACGTTTTACGCCCGCTTCGGCGAGCTTATCGGGCGCGCCGCGCAGCTGCTGGCGGTGCTGGGGATAGTGGCCGTAGTAGGCTGGATGCTGCGCGCTCGCGTACTGAATCATTAA
- the rsmI gene encoding 16S rRNA (cytidine(1402)-2'-O)-methyltransferase, whose protein sequence is MPEAAALTLVPTPIGNLEDITLRAIRTLREVDVVLCEDTRTSGRLMQHLEIKKPLQAYHLHNEHQVVPRLLERLAKGERMALVSDAGTPGISDPGFLLVRECLAQGLRVECLPGPTALVPALLKSGFGAERFAFEGFLPVKKGRQTRLQELAREMRTLIFYESPHRIVKTLTQLAEVFGADRPASVSRELTKLFEETLTASLGELAATLAARPAIKGEIVLVVKGAEYERIERSKYAAHDEDADDPADADDDGDADNDPTA, encoded by the coding sequence ATGCCCGAAGCCGCTGCTCTTACCCTCGTGCCTACCCCCATCGGCAACCTCGAAGACATTACGCTGCGGGCCATTCGCACACTGCGCGAGGTGGATGTAGTGCTGTGCGAGGACACCCGCACCAGCGGCCGGCTCATGCAGCATTTAGAAATAAAAAAGCCCCTGCAAGCCTACCACTTACACAATGAGCACCAGGTAGTGCCCCGCCTGCTGGAGCGCCTGGCCAAAGGCGAGCGCATGGCCCTGGTGAGCGACGCCGGCACGCCCGGTATCTCCGACCCCGGCTTTTTGCTGGTGCGCGAGTGCCTGGCCCAGGGCCTGCGCGTGGAGTGCCTACCCGGCCCCACGGCCCTGGTGCCGGCCTTACTAAAGTCAGGTTTCGGGGCCGAGCGGTTCGCCTTCGAAGGCTTTTTGCCGGTGAAAAAAGGCCGCCAGACCCGCCTGCAAGAGTTGGCCCGCGAAATGCGGACGCTCATTTTCTACGAGTCGCCGCACCGCATTGTGAAGACGCTCACGCAGCTGGCCGAGGTGTTTGGGGCCGACCGGCCAGCTAGCGTCAGCCGCGAATTGACCAAGCTGTTTGAAGAAACCCTTACTGCCTCGCTCGGCGAGCTAGCCGCCACGCTAGCCGCCCGCCCGGCCATTAAAGGCGAAATTGTACTGGTAGTAAAAGGTGCTGAATATGAGCGAATTGAGCGCAGCAAATACGCCGCCCACGACGAAGATGCCGATGACCCCGCCGATGCCGACGACGATGGTGATGCCGACAATGACCCCACCGCCTAG
- a CDS encoding metallophosphoesterase has translation MRRFAATDLHGCLRTFRHLVEEELHLRPADHLYLLGDYVNKGPDSAGVLDYLMQLQAAGYQVHCLRGNHEHELLATIHGEPNANGMWKLAAERQLTLTSFGVARAAAIPGRYVAWLNALPLQLELPDFVLVHAGFNFALPPAEMREDMQSMLYSKEFTYDPARLAGKRLLHGHVPTPVAEVQATVAAKAGAIDLDTGCAFRLNPELRHLAALNLDSWKLHLVENREEPYPIAVR, from the coding sequence ATGCGTCGCTTCGCCGCCACCGACCTGCACGGCTGCCTGCGCACCTTCCGCCACCTGGTAGAAGAAGAGTTGCATCTGCGCCCCGCCGACCACCTCTACCTGCTGGGCGACTACGTGAACAAGGGTCCCGATAGCGCCGGCGTGCTCGATTACCTAATGCAGCTGCAAGCTGCTGGCTACCAGGTGCACTGCCTGCGTGGCAACCACGAGCACGAGCTACTGGCCACCATCCACGGCGAGCCCAATGCCAACGGCATGTGGAAGCTGGCAGCCGAGCGGCAATTGACGCTGACCAGCTTTGGGGTGGCGCGGGCTGCTGCTATTCCGGGCCGGTACGTGGCCTGGCTCAATGCCCTACCCCTCCAGCTGGAACTACCCGACTTTGTGCTCGTACACGCCGGCTTCAACTTCGCCCTACCCCCCGCCGAGATGCGCGAAGACATGCAGAGCATGCTTTACAGCAAAGAGTTTACCTATGACCCCGCGCGGCTGGCGGGCAAGCGCCTGCTACATGGCCACGTGCCTACCCCCGTGGCCGAGGTGCAAGCCACCGTAGCCGCCAAAGCCGGGGCTATCGACCTAGACACCGGCTGCGCGTTCCGGCTCAACCCCGAGTTGCGCCACTTGGCCGCGCTCAACTTGGACAGCTGGAAACTGCACTTGGTGGAGAACCGCGAAGAGCCCTACCCCATCGCCGTGCGGTAA
- the glyA gene encoding serine hydroxymethyltransferase has protein sequence MQATAPTLAPTADYDTAVFDLIAQERQRQTHGLELIASENYVSDQVMAAQGSVLTNKYAEGLPGKRYYGGCEVVDQVEQLAIDRAKELFGAAWVNVQPHSGAQANAAVMLACLNPGDKILGFDLSHGGHLTHGSPVNFSGKLYQPSFYGVEKETGLIDWNKVIDTARRERPKMIICGASAYSRDWNYAALRRAADEVGALLLADISHPSGLIAKGLLNSPFEHCHIVTTTTHKTLRGPRGGLILLGQDFDNPFGLKTPKGEIRPMSALLDSGVFPGTQGGPLEHVIAAKAVAFGEALGEGYTRYIHQVKENAQALASEFSNRGYDIISGGTNNHLMLIDLRSKGLTGKLAENTLVQADITINKNMVPFDDKSPFVTSGIRIGSAAVTTRGLVEADMVRIVELIDEALTHHADTSRIAGVRHQVNEWMQAYPLFQA, from the coding sequence ATGCAAGCCACTGCCCCTACCCTCGCCCCGACCGCCGACTATGATACGGCCGTTTTCGACCTCATTGCGCAGGAGCGCCAGCGCCAGACCCACGGCCTGGAGCTGATTGCTTCCGAGAACTACGTTTCGGACCAGGTAATGGCGGCGCAGGGCTCAGTACTCACCAATAAATACGCCGAGGGCCTGCCCGGCAAGCGCTACTATGGCGGCTGCGAGGTGGTGGACCAGGTAGAGCAGCTGGCCATTGACCGGGCCAAAGAGCTATTCGGCGCGGCCTGGGTGAACGTACAGCCCCACTCCGGCGCGCAGGCCAACGCGGCCGTGATGCTGGCCTGCCTCAACCCCGGCGACAAAATTCTGGGTTTCGACCTCAGCCACGGTGGGCACCTCACGCACGGCTCACCGGTCAATTTTTCGGGTAAGCTTTACCAGCCGTCTTTTTACGGGGTAGAGAAGGAAACCGGCCTCATCGATTGGAATAAGGTGATTGACACAGCCCGCCGCGAACGCCCCAAAATGATTATCTGCGGGGCCTCGGCCTACTCGCGCGACTGGAACTACGCTGCCCTGCGCCGCGCCGCCGATGAGGTAGGCGCGCTGCTGCTGGCCGATATTTCGCACCCCAGTGGCCTCATTGCCAAAGGCTTGCTCAATTCGCCGTTTGAGCATTGCCATATCGTGACCACCACGACCCACAAGACGCTGCGCGGCCCGCGCGGTGGCCTCATCCTGCTAGGGCAGGACTTCGACAACCCGTTTGGCCTGAAGACGCCGAAGGGCGAAATCCGCCCCATGTCGGCCCTGCTCGACTCAGGCGTATTTCCGGGCACGCAGGGCGGGCCGCTCGAGCACGTCATTGCGGCCAAGGCCGTGGCCTTCGGCGAGGCGCTGGGCGAGGGCTATACGCGCTACATTCATCAGGTAAAGGAAAACGCGCAGGCGCTGGCCAGCGAGTTCAGCAACCGCGGCTACGACATTATCTCGGGTGGTACTAACAACCACTTGATGCTCATTGACCTGCGCTCGAAGGGCCTGACCGGCAAACTGGCCGAGAACACCCTGGTGCAGGCCGACATTACCATCAACAAGAACATGGTGCCCTTCGATGATAAGTCGCCTTTCGTGACCAGCGGCATCCGCATTGGCTCGGCCGCCGTAACTACCCGCGGCTTGGTCGAAGCCGACATGGTGCGCATCGTGGAGCTGATTGACGAGGCCCTTACCCACCACGCCGACACCAGCCGCATTGCGGGCGTGCGCCACCAAGTTAACGAGTGGATGCAAGCCTACCCCCTATTTCAGGCGTAA
- the tatC gene encoding twin-arginine translocase subunit TatC, translated as MASPTQKFQQNRAAAEGEAEMSFIDHLEALRWHIIRAAIAVVVFSLCAFFAKRFLFHDLILGPSRSDFWTYQTFCKIGHFFGSTDPCENQVNFIIQNREMSGQLTMHISTSFVVGICLAFPYLFWEIWRFVKPGLYPHERANSKGAVFFVSILFILGLLFGYYIAAPMSINFLASYTVDPTIQNQIDLQSYLSTLTTMTLSCAFVFELPMIVFFLAKAGLVTPELMTVYRKHAIVVILIIAAIITPPDISAQIIVTIPILLLYELSIHIARVVRRNSAAKLNAELLIPGAE; from the coding sequence TTGGCTTCCCCCACTCAGAAATTTCAACAGAACCGCGCCGCCGCTGAGGGCGAGGCGGAGATGTCTTTTATTGACCACCTGGAAGCGTTGCGCTGGCACATTATCCGGGCGGCAATTGCCGTGGTGGTCTTTTCGCTGTGCGCGTTTTTTGCCAAAAGATTTCTGTTTCACGACCTGATTTTGGGGCCGTCGCGCTCCGATTTCTGGACCTATCAGACGTTCTGCAAAATCGGGCATTTCTTCGGCTCCACCGACCCGTGCGAGAACCAGGTCAATTTTATTATCCAGAACCGCGAGATGAGCGGGCAGTTGACGATGCACATCAGCACCTCGTTCGTAGTGGGCATCTGCCTGGCCTTTCCCTACCTGTTTTGGGAGATTTGGCGCTTCGTGAAGCCCGGCCTCTACCCCCACGAGCGGGCCAACTCGAAGGGCGCGGTGTTTTTCGTGTCCATCTTGTTTATTCTGGGCTTGCTGTTTGGCTATTACATCGCCGCGCCGATGAGTATCAACTTCCTGGCCTCGTACACGGTAGACCCTACCATCCAGAACCAGATTGACTTGCAGAGCTACCTGAGCACGCTCACAACCATGACGCTCTCGTGCGCCTTCGTGTTTGAGCTGCCCATGATAGTATTTTTCCTGGCGAAAGCCGGCCTCGTCACGCCCGAGCTGATGACGGTGTACCGCAAACACGCCATCGTAGTCATCCTCATTATCGCGGCCATCATCACCCCGCCCGATATTTCGGCCCAGATTATCGTTACTATCCCTATTCTGCTGCTCTACGAACTGAGTATCCACATTGCCCGCGTGGTGCGCCGCAACAGCGCCGCCAAGCTCAATGCCGAGCTGCTGATACCGGGCGCGGAGTAG